Proteins encoded by one window of Oceanivirga salmonicida:
- a CDS encoding CBASS cGAMP-activated phospholipase, translating into MFKILCLDGGGARGYFSAYMLKKIEEEFDIKIHEYFDLIVGTSTGALISGGIGLGLELDEIVNLYKYEKHRIFQKKNFNIGVFSSIYTNENLKNLINEKYGNNSFENLKTNLIIASTDITDKKPKIFKSWKETKISLKEAVLCSSSAPTYFDPVKIGNKYYADGCFWANNPSILALSEALSEKSFNKNIEEIKILSIGTGRNMIKFDVTNTKNWGILTWVKDISKIMIDSSVYANDTMLNRILNNRYLRIDFELNEVMNMTDIPNSILYNADDIFENYREDIRKFLEFDNKKSLIKQEVKYNFIQRFVKKIFKI; encoded by the coding sequence ATGTTCAAAATACTATGTTTAGATGGTGGTGGAGCAAGAGGTTATTTTTCAGCATACATGCTAAAAAAAATTGAAGAAGAATTTGATATAAAAATACATGAATATTTTGACCTTATAGTTGGAACGAGTACAGGTGCATTAATATCTGGCGGAATAGGACTTGGTTTAGAGTTAGATGAAATAGTAAATCTATATAAATATGAAAAACATAGAATATTCCAAAAGAAAAATTTTAATATAGGTGTATTTTCAAGCATTTATACTAATGAAAATTTAAAAAATTTAATAAATGAAAAATATGGAAATAATAGTTTTGAAAATTTAAAAACTAATCTTATAATAGCATCTACTGATATAACAGATAAAAAACCAAAAATTTTTAAATCTTGGAAAGAAACTAAAATTAGTTTAAAAGAAGCGGTACTTTGTTCAAGTTCAGCACCAACATATTTTGATCCAGTAAAAATTGGTAATAAATATTATGCAGATGGCTGTTTTTGGGCAAATAATCCAAGTATCTTAGCATTATCGGAAGCATTATCTGAAAAATCATTTAATAAGAATATTGAAGAAATAAAAATATTATCAATAGGAACAGGTAGAAATATGATTAAATTTGATGTAACTAATACTAAAAATTGGGGTATACTAACTTGGGTTAAAGATATAAGTAAGATTATGATAGATAGTAGTGTATATGCTAATGATACAATGTTAAATAGAATATTAAATAATAGATATTTAAGAATAGATTTTGAATTAAATGAAGTTATGAATATGACAGATATACCAAATAGTATTTTATATAATGCTGATGATATATTTGAAAATTATAGAGAAGATATTAGAAAATTTTTGGAATTTGATAATAAAAAATCATTGATAAAACAAGAAGTAAAATATAATTTTATTCAAAGATTTGTTAAAAAAATCTTTAAAATATAG
- a CDS encoding Fic family protein, with protein sequence MIFEVLSVEGMKLNDINTIVNLKNAWYFVIDNVEYAPIDFKYISQVHREIANYNLILNPGEIRIFPVSMGGTNWKPNMPNKDEIDENLDIINKIENATDKALTMMLYLMRTQIFSDGNKRVATLIANQILIQNGAGILSIPVECLQEFRSKIIKYYETNNMDEIKQFLYGNCIDGIKL encoded by the coding sequence ATGATATTTGAAGTTTTATCAGTTGAAGGAATGAAATTAAATGACATAAATACTATTGTTAATTTAAAAAATGCTTGGTATTTTGTTATTGATAATGTTGAATATGCACCTATAGATTTTAAATATATATCACAAGTTCATAGAGAAATTGCAAATTATAATTTAATATTAAATCCAGGAGAAATAAGAATATTTCCTGTAAGTATGGGCGGAACAAATTGGAAGCCTAATATGCCTAATAAAGATGAAATAGATGAAAATTTAGATATAATAAATAAAATTGAGAATGCTACAGACAAAGCATTAACTATGATGCTGTATCTAATGAGAACTCAAATATTTTCTGATGGAAATAAAAGAGTTGCAACATTAATAGCAAATCAAATTTTAATACAAAATGGAGCTGGAATTTTATCTATACCTGTTGAATGTTTACAAGAATTTAGAAGTAAAATAATAAAATATTATGAAACAAATAATATGGATGAAATAAAACAATTTCTATATGGTAATTGTATAGATGGTATAAAATTATAA